The Synergistaceae bacterium genome contains the following window.
GCGGATTCGCGCGGCGGTGTTCTAGGAAGCATGGTCTGGACTCGGGTCATGACAAAACCCGCGTTTTTTGATGGGGACCTTCATTCCCCCTGTGAGAGCCAGAAGGCGTTCCGGCTCTATGGGGAAAAAAGCATGATCTGTGCCCGCAGCGGCCCAGACCACAGGGTACCGGAAAAGGTCCTCGTCCAAAAAAGCGGGTATCTGAATAGGATACCCTGTTGGAGGCACACCTCCAACCTTAAATCCAAAGCGCTCGAACACGTACTCTGGAGAAGCCATTTTGGTTTTTTTACCCTTCGCCTCCCGCGCTACGGCCCGGAGGTCCACCCGGTTTGCGCCGCTCATCAACACCAAGACGGGACGCTCGTCCACTAGAAAAACGAGGCTCTTCAGAATCTTCTCCGCGGGGGCTCCGACAGCCCGAGTAGCGTCTTCCACCGTAAAAATGGTCTCCTCCGTCACCTTGATCTCGATATCGCCGTATCCCCCCGCGTCCAACGCGACTCGTACTTTTTCAATAGCCTCCTCAATAGCGTCCTCAATAACATCTTCAATAGCGTCAGTAGGTTCGCGCATTGTCGTTCTCCTCGTCTCTCCACTTTATTGTCGCATCATTTCTCGGTTCGTAAGGTTCCGCGTGCAACGTGATCAACGCGTTTCGCCCTAACAGGTCTTCCAGTTTGCATTCGAGAGTCGTGGTCACGTCGTGAGCTTGAACTAAGGTTATGTGCCCGTCCAGCACAATATGCGCCTCCACCGCTACGTAGAAACCGATTCTCCGCGTTCTGACCTTGTGAATGTCGAAGATCTCCGAGAAATCTAAAGCCGCTTCCTTGATAGCGTCCACTTGAGATGGAGCCAGAGACGTATCCAGAACCTCCTCGATGCTGTTCCAGAAAATAGAGACGGCCGCGTGAAGGATAAAGACACTCACCAGAACGGCCGCCACCGGATCGAGAATCACCCACTTTTCACCGCCTACGAAACCGCCGGCGATTCCAAGAAACGCCCCCACGGAGGACATAGCGTCTGCACGGTGGTGCCAGGCGTTGGCCTTCAGTGACGCGCTATTCAGCTTTCGGCCAGCGGCAAAAGTGTAACGGAACAGGACTTCTTTCATTATAATGGAAATCAGCGCCGCCATCAGGGCCACTCCTCCGGGTCTAGACAACTCACGCCCGTCCACGGCCTGCAGGATGGAAGTGCTTCCCTCGAAAAAAACACCCAGTCCTACAATCAACAGTACCAGTCCGCAAAAAGCCGCCACCAGCGTTTCGATCCTTCCATGTCCGTAGGCGTGGTCTGCATCCGCTGGTTTACTCGTGTAACGTAACCCCAAAAGAACGGCGAAGTCTGTCAAAAGGTCCGACAGGGAGTGCGTCGCGTCGGCAATCATCGCCCCGCTGTGCCCAAAAACACCGGCCGCGTATTTTCCCACAGTCAGGATCAGATTGCCCCCTAGACCCACCAAGGTCACGCGCGTGCCTTCTCGCATTTTCTCCCCAGCCATGCCTATTTTCTCCATATTTACATTTATTCAAAAGCGGCGGCGATTTTCTCCAGTCCCTCCTGGAGCAGCGATCTGGGGGTGCCGATATTGAGGCGAACGTGACCTTTGCCCTCATCTCCAAATGTCGTGCCGTCGTTGAGCGCCACACGCGCTTCCTCCTTCAATTTTTTCATCAAAGCCTTTTGTTCCAGTTCGTAGGCGGAAAAGTCCAGCCACATCAAGTAAGTGCTTTCAGGCACGTAGACCCCCACCTGGGGCAGACGAGACTCCAAAAAAGACGTCACGAACTTCGCGTTGCCCTTCAAGTAAACCAGCAGCTCCTCCAGCCATTTTTCCCCTTCTCGGTACACGACCTCGGCAGCCTTGTAACCGAACAGGTTGACGCTCATGTGAAACTGGTCCAGCAAGGTCCGTATCTTGTTCCGCAGGTCTGGGTTTCTCGCGATCAAAAAGGAGGCCTTGAGCCCTGCCACATTGAAGGTTTTGCTAGGGGCCGATGCAATGATCGCGATCTCCTGGGCCTTGGGAGAGACGTTCAAAAGCGGGATGTGTTTGTGTCCAGAAAAAACCAGATCGGAGTGAATTTCGTCAGAGATGATGATCGTTCCGTTGCGGGCGCACAACTCTACGATATTTTCTAGCTCGCTCTTTTCCCAGACGCGCCCCACGGGATTGTGCGGGCTACATAAAATGAAGGCCTTCGCTCCCTTCTGAAGTTTCGCCTCGAAATCATCGAAATCCATCTCATATCTTCCGTTTACACGGCGTAGAGGCGAGAGCAAAAGCTGGCGTCCCAAAGATTTGGGGACGGCGAAGAAGGGGGGATACACGGGAGGGGTGACCAGCACCTTGTCTCCGGGTTGAGTGAGGGCGGAGATCACGAAACCGAGTCCACAGACGACACCGGGAACATCCAGAAGTTCCTCTTTCGTCAGGGTCAGGCCATTGCGTCTGGCGTTCCAGTCGATTAGGCTCTTATAATAACCCTCTCCTGCGAAAGTGTAACCGAAGGTGGAATTTTCCGCGCGCGCCAGAAGCGCTTTCTCCAGTTCGGGCAAAACGGGAAAATCCATATCCGCCACCCAAAAGGGCAATAAGTCAGGGTCTCCATAAACCTGCCGAAGCGCGTCCCATTTGCTGCAATCCGTTCCCTTCCTCGCCAACAGCCGATCAAATTCGTACATAGGCAATCATCCTATCCTTTCAGCGTACTAATACCTACTTATAATGAATAGATACGTTTCACATAGTATTTCTTCGACTATTAAGCCCAAGAAAAAGCTGAATCTCGCAAAGCTCGTAGAAATATTCCTATATAAAAGTAGAAATATTCCTATATAAAATTTGTGTGTCTGTTTAAATGCCATCTTACAACGCTTAACCGCGTTGCAAATGTTCTGCGCTGCTATGTTGTAGAAAAGCACTTCATCGTTATAGGTCACGGCGTTGTCAGCGAGTGTCAGGAATAGCGCGTTTTCCTTTTTTCACAAAACAGTGAAGGGAAAAAATCGCTATTCCCTTGAGCAACGCAGGATGACGCGAATTTTTAGAGAGCATCTTGCGGGGGTTTAGGGTCTCTCTTGCTTTTAGGCCTGCCAGTTGAGAGCGTAAACGGCCAGAGCGGCCGTACCCGTCCAGAGTACGGACTCGTTTATATCAAATTTCGCGTTGTGGTGTGGATAATCTCGCCCTTCCCCGATAACAGCGTGAGGTTCAAAAGTCGAGCAATGGTAGAAGAAAGCCCCCGGCACTTTCCCAAGATAGAACGCAAAATCTTCCGCTCCCGACGAGGGCAGCGCAACCTCCTGGGTCCACTCCTCTCCCAGGGTCTTTGCGACGATGTCCCGCATTCGGAGGGCGCAGCTTTGGTCGTTGATGACCGCGGGGATGTCGCTGGAAAAGGCAACTGTGGCTTTGCCTCTCATGGAAGCCGCGATTCCCTCAACTGTGCTTTTGATGCGCTCTTTCAAAAACGCGTCGATCTTTGGGTCGAAGCTGCGAATCATTCCGCGCATTCTACAACTTCCGGCGATAACGTTTGGAGCCGAACCTCCCGTAATCTGTCCGATGGTGAACACCACTGCTTCAAAGGGGCTGACCTCGCGACTAACCAGGGTTTGGAGTTGACTGATCATCTTGGTGGCTATCACGATGGGGTCTACCGTCAGATGCGGGGTGGCGCCGTGGCCTCCCTTGCCTTGAATCTCGATCGTCAGCGTGGAGGTTGAGGCCATCATTGGTCCCACACGCCATCCAATTTGTCCCGGCGTCAGACCTCCTCCCCAGATGTTGCCCGTGTGCAATCCGATGATCTCGTCCACTCGCGGATTTTCCAGTGCCCCACTGGCGATCATGGAAAGGGCGCCGTTGATCGTCTCCTCTGAAGGCTGAAAGATGAAGCGCACTGTCCCGGCTAGGTCCTCGCGCTTTGCCGCGAGCAGTTTCGCGGCCATCAGCAACATTGCCACGTGAGCGTCGTGCCCGCAGGCGTGCATGTTGCCATTGGTCGAAGCGAAAGGGAGGCCGGTATCCTCCACAATGGGAAGCGCGTCCATGTCCGCGCGCAACGCCAGCGTTTTACCCGGACCCGGTTTTTTCCCTTTCAACGTGGCAAAAACCCCATGTCCCTGTCCTTGGCCGGATTTGATTTCGTCAAGCCCCAGTTTGGATAGTTCTCGTACAATCACTTCTTCCGTGAAGGGTAGATCGTGTTCCAGCTCTGGGTGCGCGTGCAACTCTTGCCGCAACGCCACGATCTCTTCGTTTAGAGCTTTGGCCTCTAGCCCGATTTTCTCCATAATGACATTCTCCTCCCTCAATCTAATTACAAATTCTGATTACAAATTCTAATTACAAATTCTAATTACAAATTTAAAACAATCACATAGCGCCTTACTTTCCCCAAAGTCCCCTCTTGTTGTTCCGCGCTTCTTCTTGAAATTTCGCGAAAATTTGAGAATATTTGGAGTTGGGCTGGATCGTCATGATCTTGCCGTATCCCTGCAAGACCAACTGGGCGTTGAACATGTTCTTCCGGATTGCCGTCTCTCCCGTCCCGGGCTTCGTCAGCCAGACGTAGGCCAGGTGGCGGTTGTAACGGTCCAGAGGAGCCACGTCGTATTCCAGCCAAACGGTTTTGTTCGTTAGGTTCTTTTTGGTAAAATCCGACGCTTCTTTACCATAAAACTCCACGGGCTTTCGAGGATGAACGGTTTCTGGGGTATCCACGCCAATCAAGCGCACGGTGCGGTCCTCCCCCGCCACGGTTACGTGTATCGTATCTCCATCCACCACCCGGGTAACCGTTCCCGACAGAACATCCCCGCCGGGCGCGAAGAACAGATAGAAAGCTCCAAGCAATAAGGTTCCCGCCAGGGATATGATTTTTTTCACCGTAAGCTGAGGAACGAGTTTTTGCCCTTTTCTTTTTTTCTTCATAAATTTTCACCCCTAAATACTTTTTCCTGTTGATGCCGCGTCCAATTCCGAAGAGATTTCTTTCGCTTTTGTCAAATTTGTCAAAGTCGTCAATCCCATGCCCACCAACCTCCGGCCTTGTTCATCCTCGATAATCAACCACATGTCGGTGAAACAGGGAGTGGAGTTTTTCACCCACGCGCCGACCGTGAAGGAAAAACGAAGCTCGTCCTCGCCCGGCGCGACTTCGATCGCTTTCGACCACTTGGAGAACGGGGCATAATGGGGGCCCAAGAGGATTTTTTTCGGAACAATGTCGCCGACGTCGAAGCCGATGTCGAAATTGAAATCTTGTCCAGCGTC
Protein-coding sequences here:
- a CDS encoding YbaK/EbsC family protein — its product is MREPTDAIEDVIEDAIEEAIEKVRVALDAGGYGDIEIKVTEETIFTVEDATRAVGAPAEKILKSLVFLVDERPVLVLMSGANRVDLRAVAREAKGKKTKMASPEYVFERFGFKVGGVPPTGYPIQIPAFLDEDLFRYPVVWAAAGTDHAFFPIEPERLLALTGGMKVPIKKRGFCHDPSPDHAS
- a CDS encoding cation diffusion facilitator family transporter, producing the protein MEKIGMAGEKMREGTRVTLVGLGGNLILTVGKYAAGVFGHSGAMIADATHSLSDLLTDFAVLLGLRYTSKPADADHAYGHGRIETLVAAFCGLVLLIVGLGVFFEGSTSILQAVDGRELSRPGGVALMAALISIIMKEVLFRYTFAAGRKLNSASLKANAWHHRADAMSSVGAFLGIAGGFVGGEKWVILDPVAAVLVSVFILHAAVSIFWNSIEEVLDTSLAPSQVDAIKEAALDFSEIFDIHKVRTRRIGFYVAVEAHIVLDGHITLVQAHDVTTTLECKLEDLLGRNALITLHAEPYEPRNDATIKWRDEENDNARTY
- a CDS encoding pyridoxal phosphate-dependent aminotransferase yields the protein MYEFDRLLARKGTDCSKWDALRQVYGDPDLLPFWVADMDFPVLPELEKALLARAENSTFGYTFAGEGYYKSLIDWNARRNGLTLTKEELLDVPGVVCGLGFVISALTQPGDKVLVTPPVYPPFFAVPKSLGRQLLLSPLRRVNGRYEMDFDDFEAKLQKGAKAFILCSPHNPVGRVWEKSELENIVELCARNGTIIISDEIHSDLVFSGHKHIPLLNVSPKAQEIAIIASAPSKTFNVAGLKASFLIARNPDLRNKIRTLLDQFHMSVNLFGYKAAEVVYREGEKWLEELLVYLKGNAKFVTSFLESRLPQVGVYVPESTYLMWLDFSAYELEQKALMKKLKEEARVALNDGTTFGDEGKGHVRLNIGTPRSLLQEGLEKIAAAFE
- a CDS encoding amidohydrolase → MEKIGLEAKALNEEIVALRQELHAHPELEHDLPFTEEVIVRELSKLGLDEIKSGQGQGHGVFATLKGKKPGPGKTLALRADMDALPIVEDTGLPFASTNGNMHACGHDAHVAMLLMAAKLLAAKREDLAGTVRFIFQPSEETINGALSMIASGALENPRVDEIIGLHTGNIWGGGLTPGQIGWRVGPMMASTSTLTIEIQGKGGHGATPHLTVDPIVIATKMISQLQTLVSREVSPFEAVVFTIGQITGGSAPNVIAGSCRMRGMIRSFDPKIDAFLKERIKSTVEGIAASMRGKATVAFSSDIPAVINDQSCALRMRDIVAKTLGEEWTQEVALPSSGAEDFAFYLGKVPGAFFYHCSTFEPHAVIGEGRDYPHHNAKFDINESVLWTGTAALAVYALNWQA
- a CDS encoding thermonuclease family protein, producing the protein MKKKRKGQKLVPQLTVKKIISLAGTLLLGAFYLFFAPGGDVLSGTVTRVVDGDTIHVTVAGEDRTVRLIGVDTPETVHPRKPVEFYGKEASDFTKKNLTNKTVWLEYDVAPLDRYNRHLAYVWLTKPGTGETAIRKNMFNAQLVLQGYGKIMTIQPNSKYSQIFAKFQEEARNNKRGLWGK